The following coding sequences are from one Kushneria phosphatilytica window:
- a CDS encoding LysR family transcriptional regulator codes for MTASRSLPSLNALKAFEAAARLGSVTAAAEELSVTHGAVSRQIRALEAHFDTVLFDRSGRGLVLTPKGDRLHNGVSQAFAGLRESCQSLVRELEGAPFTLACPGSLLARWLIPRLERLHRELSELRLHVFASEGDPDPRRHDISAMLAFLEPPWPADMTVIELAPETIGAVAVPDIADTLIDQPLEALYRYTVLDTASRPQAWRAWARHTGIDPVQLDEARRRGQGFEHLYYLLEAALAGLGVAVAPKLLIADDLAQRRLVAPWGFVETSARLCLLLPAHAPRQAGERLAAWLREEIGAGEDVNGQTCP; via the coding sequence ATGACCGCAAGCCGTTCACTGCCGTCACTCAATGCGCTTAAAGCCTTCGAGGCCGCCGCACGGCTTGGCAGTGTTACCGCTGCTGCCGAAGAGCTGAGTGTTACCCATGGGGCTGTTAGTCGTCAGATCCGTGCGCTGGAAGCACATTTCGACACCGTCCTGTTTGACCGCTCGGGACGTGGCCTGGTGCTGACCCCCAAGGGTGACAGGCTGCACAACGGGGTCAGTCAGGCCTTTGCGGGGTTGCGTGAGAGTTGCCAGTCGCTGGTTCGTGAACTCGAAGGAGCGCCCTTCACCCTGGCCTGTCCGGGCAGTCTGCTGGCGCGCTGGTTGATTCCACGGCTGGAGCGCTTGCACCGCGAGCTATCCGAACTGCGCCTGCATGTGTTTGCCAGCGAGGGCGACCCCGATCCACGGCGGCACGATATCAGTGCCATGCTGGCCTTTCTGGAGCCGCCCTGGCCGGCTGACATGACGGTGATCGAGCTGGCACCCGAAACGATCGGCGCTGTCGCGGTGCCGGACATTGCCGATACGCTGATCGATCAACCGCTGGAAGCGCTCTATCGTTACACGGTGCTGGATACCGCCTCACGCCCGCAGGCCTGGCGCGCGTGGGCCCGGCATACAGGAATCGATCCGGTACAACTGGATGAGGCCCGGCGGCGCGGTCAGGGATTCGAGCATCTTTACTATCTGCTGGAGGCGGCGCTGGCCGGGCTGGGCGTGGCGGTCGCGCCGAAGTTGCTGATTGCTGACGATCTCGCCCAACGCCGTTTGGTAGCCCCCTGGGGGTTCGTCGAAACCTCTGCCCGGCTCTGCCTGCTACTGCCGGCCCATGCGCCGCGTCAGGCCGGAGAGCGACTGGCGGCATGGTTGCGTGAAGAGATCGGGGCTGGCGAGGACGTTAACGGTCAGACCTGCCCATAG